The stretch of DNA ATCTCGTAGATGTCCCACATTGGCGCGCCCACCTGCTCGGCGCCCGAGTGGTTGTGGTAGCCCGCGACCATTCCGTACTTCGCGATCGTCGATGTGAGCCCGCGCAAACCTTCGATAAACCCGGCGAGTTCTTTCGCGATGTCGCCGTCCTTCGAGTATTGCTGTCTTCCAACGCGAGCGAATTTGATTTTCAACTTCGACGCGGCTTCGAGGATCGGAATGGCGTCCGGGTCGTCTCCCTTGTTGAGATCGGTGGTGACCATGAACACGTCCAGTCCTTCAGCGCGCACCGCATCAACACACTTCGGCAGATCGGCCGCGACGTTTGCGGGCTCGACGTGCCCGCCCTTGCGCACCGTCAGGTCGAGCCCGTCGATGCCCAACGACTTCGCCGTCTTGGCAAGCTGGCCATAATCCTTGATGAAGTGCAAATGCTTCGAGAATACGCACACCGGCGGCGGCGTAATCGCCGCCGCGCCCGCCCGCTGCGCGACCGCCGCCGCGCCC from Candidatus Hydrogenedentota bacterium encodes:
- a CDS encoding sugar phosphate isomerase/epimerase, with the translated sequence GAAAVAQRAGAAAITPPPVCVFSKHLHFIKDYGQLAKTAKSLGIDGLDLTVRKGGHVEPANVAADLPKCVDAVRAEGLDVFMVTTDLNKGDDPDAIPILEAASKLKIKFARVGRQQYSKDGDIAKELAGFIEGLRGLTSTIAKYGMVAGYHNHSGAEQVGAPMWDIYEMARAIDSPAFGSNFDVGHATVEGSYGAWRITARLLAPYVRMSSVKDFVWEDNKVKWVPIGQGHVNIPEYYSIFRSAGFAGPVSIHVEYKVESDDAMLEEIRAAAVRVRTDLGKAGYAV